In one Streptomyces sp. T12 genomic region, the following are encoded:
- a CDS encoding serine hydrolase: MALDLDTDRIHRLLHDGAGDKIYPGAVWAVGDGRGTQASGTTGVLDPERPDEPMRSDTVFDVASLTKILAVWSAIGCLVEDGKLQLDAPLGDLWPEVSGHPLAQVTARRLLTHTAGVPLRANLKNLYGTDLQDVRDGVLREALHRPPGEAVEYTDRAALILGYLAEHLSGQRLDALAAERVWRPLGMAQTCFGPLSPDVAARCAPTELDDGTRTHLKGTAHDFSARLLDGVCGIAGAFSVLDDLVAFLRYLLDPNRLNASPGFGADWIKESLQIHTGELNPPRGLFWHPAPGTTSEADDVWVHYGFTGTGMWLSPRKDRWAALLTNKLYYSRDREPLTRVRNEFRSLVFA; the protein is encoded by the coding sequence ATGGCGCTCGACCTCGACACCGACCGCATCCACCGACTCCTCCACGACGGTGCAGGCGACAAGATCTACCCGGGAGCCGTGTGGGCCGTCGGTGACGGCCGGGGAACCCAGGCCAGCGGCACCACAGGCGTCCTGGATCCCGAGCGGCCCGACGAGCCGATGCGGAGCGACACGGTCTTCGACGTCGCCAGCCTGACCAAGATCCTCGCTGTGTGGTCGGCCATCGGCTGTCTCGTCGAGGACGGCAAGCTCCAACTCGACGCGCCACTGGGCGACTTGTGGCCGGAAGTGAGCGGACATCCACTGGCTCAGGTGACCGCACGCCGCCTGCTCACCCACACCGCCGGCGTACCGCTCCGGGCCAACCTCAAGAACCTGTACGGCACCGACCTGCAGGACGTCCGCGACGGCGTCCTCCGTGAAGCCCTGCACCGGCCGCCTGGTGAGGCCGTGGAATACACCGACCGCGCCGCCCTCATCCTCGGCTACCTCGCCGAGCACCTCTCCGGTCAGCGGCTCGACGCGCTCGCAGCAGAACGCGTCTGGCGCCCGCTGGGCATGGCACAGACCTGCTTCGGGCCGTTGAGCCCCGATGTGGCCGCCCGCTGCGCACCGACCGAACTCGACGACGGCACAAGAACCCATCTCAAGGGAACCGCCCACGACTTCTCCGCTCGTCTGCTCGACGGGGTGTGCGGCATCGCGGGAGCCTTCTCCGTCCTCGACGACCTCGTCGCGTTCCTGCGCTATCTCCTCGATCCGAACCGACTGAACGCTTCACCCGGATTCGGCGCGGACTGGATCAAGGAATCTCTCCAGATCCACACTGGTGAACTGAACCCACCCCGGGGCCTGTTCTGGCACCCCGCACCAGGCACGACGTCGGAAGCCGACGACGTCTGGGTGCACTACGGCTTCACAGGCACCGGCATGTGGCTCTCCCCCAGGAAGGACCGCTGGGCAGCTCTGCTCACCAACAAGCTCTACTACAGCCGGGACCGCGAACCACTCACCCGCGTCCGCAACGAGTTCCGCTCTCTCGTCTTCGCCTGA